The bacterium genome includes the window TTGAGCTAGCACCTTTTAAAGGGGAGCTGTCCTGTGCATAATTTATGTGCAGGATGGTGCCCACCTCCTTTTGAAGGTTCAAAGATGCCTCCCCACACGGCACCGGCAGGGGACCTATTTTTTATTTTAGGACTGGAGGCTGTTTAGAAATAAAATATAAATTATGAGAAATTCTAAATCCGAAATCCTAAGTTCTAAACAATATCTAAATCCCAATGTTACAAATTCCAAACTTTTAGTTTTGAGCATTTGAATTTTAGATTTGTTTAGAATTTAGTGCTTCGGATTTGTGATTTTTGAGGGTGGTGATTAAAAATGGATTTCCAATTTCTTGGATATATCTTGGTTGCAGTAGTCTTTTATCTAATTGGTTTTTGGCTCCAAAAATTGCTTAGAGCTGTACGGCTCAAAAAGGCAGAAGAAATTGCCCATAAGATAGTTGAAGATGCAAAGAAGGAAGCTGAGCGCCACAAATCGACAGCTGAGTTAGAGTTGAGAGCTGAGTGGAGTAAGCGGAGAAGTGAGTTTGAGCGTGAGACAAGGTCAAGAAAGAAGGAGATTGAGCAAAGAGAGAAGGCACTTGATGAGCGTGAAGCAAACCTTGAGCGTAAAGGTGACCTTATAACAAGAAAAGAAAGTGAGTTAGGTAGAAAGGAAATAAATCTACTTGAGAGAGAAAAAGAGGTTAGAAATAAGAGTGAGAAGCTTGATAGCTTGATTATAGAACAGAACAGAAAACTTGAAAAAATTGCAGGCATGAATCAAGAGGAAGCAAAGCGTCAACTGTTCCAAAACCTTGAGAAAGAGGTAAAGGATGAGGCTAAAAAGTTTATAAAGGAACAGATAGAGAAAGCACAAGCTGAAGCAGAGAGGGAGGCGAAGAAGATTATTTCTACTGCTATAGAAAGATGTGCTGCAGAGCGGACACTTGAATCTACAATTTGTACTATTGCATTACCTTCAGAAGAAATGAAAGGAAGACTAATAGGGAGGGAAGGTAGAAATATTCGCACATTTGAGACTCACACAGGCGTAGACCTTGTAATTGATGATACGCCTGGTAGTGTTTTTATCTCATCACTTGACCCCATCCGTAGAGAGATTGCAAGGCGCTCACTTGAGCGTCTTATGACAGATGGTAGGATTCAGCCAACAAGAATTGAAGAGGTTGTTGAGCAAACAAAAAAGGAGCTACCAGAGGTTATACGAACAGCTGGAGAGGAGGCAGCTCTTGAACTAAAGGTATCAGGTTTACATCATGAGCTTATAAAACTTTTAGGTCAACTTAAGTTTAGAACCTCCTATGGACAGAATGTTTTATCACATTCAAAGGAGGTAGCGCGTCTTGCCTCCCTTATGGCAGTAGAGCTTGGGTTTCCTGAAGAAATAGCAAAACGGGCAGGTTTACTTCACGATATTGGTAAAGCAGTATCTCAAGAATACGAAGGAACTCACCAAAAAATAGGTGGCGAACTTGCAAGGAGATACGGGGAATCTGAAATTGTAGTCAATGCTATTGAGGCACATCATAAGGATGTAGAACCAGCCTCTCCAATTGCAGTCCTTATAGAGGCAGCCGATGCTATATCAGGAGCACGTCCGGGGGCAAGGAGGGAGACTTTTGAAGCTTATGTTGAAAGGCTTGAAAAACTTGAAAGCATTGTCACCTCATTTGATGGAGTTGATAAGGCATATGCAATACAAGCAGGAAGAGAAGTGAGAGTGATAGTAGAACCGGATAAGGTAAGCGATGAGTCTGCATCAGAACTTGCAATCTCTATTGCTAGGAAAATTGAAAGTGAGATGAAATATCCTGGTGAGATAAAGGTGACTGTGATAAGAGAGACGAGGGCAATTGCACACGCTAAGTAATGACTCTGAATGCTGAATTCTAAATGCTAAATTCTGAATTGATGTGCGTAATTTAGCATTCATAAGTATGGACATGGCATGCCGTGTCTATACAATTGTCCACAATGCGTGTTTTGTTTGTAGGCGATATTTATGGTAAGCCGGGGAGAAGGATTGCCTCTTCTCTTATTCCTATCCTTAGAGAAAAAGAGGGGCTTAATTTTGTATTTGCAAATGGAGAGAATGCGGCTGGCGGATTTGGGCTTACTTTGCCTATATTTCGTAAGCTTGAAAGGTATGGAATAGATTGCATTACAACAGGTAACCATCTATGGGATAAAAAGGAGATAATTTCAGAGCTTACTGTACTTCCTAATCTTCTAAGACCAGCTAATTATCCTGAATCAGTACCTGGGAGAGGGGCTCAAATTTTTAATAATGGAATAGGGGTAATAAATCTTGCTGGTCGTACTTTTATGCCACAAGTAGAATGCCCGTTTAGGACGGCACTCATTGAAATTGATAAATTAAATACAAAAGTAATACTTGTAGATTTTCATACAGAGAGTGGAGCTGAAAAACAAGCCCTTGCGTGGTGGCTTGATGGAAAGGTATCAGCAGTTATTGGGTCACATACCCATGTGCAGACGGCAGATGAACAAATTCTACCTAAAGGGACGGCTTACATTACAGATGCCGGGATGACTGGCTCTTTTAATTCAGTGATAGGGGTTATACCGGATAAGTCTATTAAATATTTCACTTATGGGACACCACAAAGATTTGATATAGCACAGGGAGATGAACACTTAAATGGAGTGCTATTGGATATAGACGAAAGTTCAGGTAAGGCACTATCAATTAAAAGAATTAAAATATAATTTTGTTTGAAAGGGGGAGACATGCCAAGATTGGTAGAATGTATACCAAATTTTTCTGAGGGTAGGGATTCGGCTGTTATAGACAAAATAGTGGATGAGATTACTAAAGTGCCGGGCGTTAAGCTTACTGACCGTCAAATGAATACTGACCATAACAGGGCAGTAATAACATTTGTAGGTGAGCCTGAATCTTGTAAGCGTGCTGCATTTAATGCCTGTAAGTGTGCTATGGAACTTATAGACTTACGTAAGCATAAGGGGGAACACCCAAGAATTGGGGCAACAGATGTAATCCCATTTGTCCCAATATCAGATGTAAGTATGGAAGAATGTGTTAAACTTGCAACTGAGCTTGCTAAGGAGATAGCAGAAAAGTTAAATATACCCACTTATTTATATGAGGAAGCTGCAACAAGGCCTGAGAGAAAAGACCTCGCATACATAAGGAAAGGTGAGTTTGAAGGCTTAATGACAGCAATAAAAACTGACACATCACGTGTCCCAGACTTTGGGCCATGTGAGCTACATCCAAGTGCAGGTGCAACAGTTGTAGGTGCACGTGAATACCTCATTGCATATAATGTAAATCTTGGCACTAATAATATTGATATTGCAAAGCGTATTGCCAGTGCAATAAGATTTAAGGGTGGTGGCTTTAAGTATGTAAAGGCACTTGGATTTGACCTTAAGGAGCGTGGCATTACACAGGTCTCTATGAACATGACAAATTATAAAGAAAGCACATTATTTAGGGCATTTGAGTTTGTTAAGCGTGAAGCTGAAAGGTATGGGGTTACAGTTATTGGGTCAGAGATAGTAGGGGTAGTTCCAATGCAGGCACTGGTTGACACAGCTGATTGGTATTTAAGGCTTGAAAATTTTAGACCTGACCAAATACTTGAAAAGAAAGTATGGGCTGAGGGTGCGTTCCCTCATGAGGAGCTAATCCCACGTAGATTTATATCTGAACTTGCTTCAAAGTCGCCAGCCCCAGGAGGTGGGTCAGTAGCTGCATTATCTGGTGCACTTGGTACAGCCTTGGTTTGTATGGTGTGCGAACTTACGATTGGGAAAGAAAAATATAAGGAGGTTGAAGAAACAATGAAGGATGTACTTAAGCAGGCAAATAAGTTTAAGGATGAATTCCTTAATCTGATGCAAGAAGATGAAGATGCTTTTAATAAAGTTATAGCAAGTTACAAGTTGCCTAAAAATACAGAGCAGGAAAAAAATGATAGAATTAATAAGATACAGCTTGCATTAAAAGAGGCTACACGAGTGCCACTTGAAGTTATGAGACTATCTAAGACTGCATTAGAACTTGCAGTCACCTGTGCTAACAAAGGAAATATAAACTCAATCTCTGATGCAGGAGTAGCAGCTGTTGAATTACAGGCAGCAGCGGACTCTGCTTTATATAATGTACTGATAAATCTTGGTGGAATAAAGGATGAGAAATTCAATACCCAAGTAAAACGAGAAGTTGATAAAATGGGTAAAGAAATCGCAAAACTTGCAGCAAAAGTGAAAGAAACAGTCCAGAGTAAACTCTAAATATAAATTTTTATCTCCTTATCTTCCGTAACCCTATGCCATAGATTACACCTATTATCTTGAAGTCATCACTTGGCAGCACAATTATTGGCTCATATTTAGGATTAGATGAGCGTAATATTATATGGTCTTCACGCTTTATGAACTCCTTTATTAAGGATTCACCATTTAAGCGTGCTACTACAATATCGTGAGTCTTCGCTACTTCTTGAGCTATAACTATCACATAGTCGCCGGGCTCAAGTTTTGGACTCATTGAGTCACCATCTATCTTTATACCAAATACTGGCTTACCCTTCTTAATCAATGCATCCTGTGGTACCCATATCCAGTCAATCACCATATCATGTGTTATCTCAATTGGATGACCAGCAGGTATGTTTGCAATAACAGGGATGCCTGGCTTCATTGATTCAATATCTATTGGGACGAGCTCCTCCTCCTTTGGCTTACGCCTTAACTTAAATTCACGCTTTACAAAATCCTGTAACTCACGAAGCTCATTCTCAACTCGCTTTAATCTATCACTTGGAGACTCACCTTGAGGTCTAACCTCTTTACCAGTTAAAAGCCAATCCACAGAACAACTGCCAAGTTTTGCTATCTTAATCAATACATCAGAAGGAGGCTCATGAATATCTTTCTCATAAGAACTGACTGTATCATGCGAAACTCCAAGAAGCTTACCAAATTCTACCTGAGTTAACCCCAATACCCTCTTCCTAATATATAATATACGCTTTCCCTTGCTAATCATAGCTTTATACAATTACTAAAAAATGTTTTACGCCTTTTTGTCGTTTTTTTACGAT containing:
- the rny gene encoding ribonuclease Y, which encodes MDFQFLGYILVAVVFYLIGFWLQKLLRAVRLKKAEEIAHKIVEDAKKEAERHKSTAELELRAEWSKRRSEFERETRSRKKEIEQREKALDEREANLERKGDLITRKESELGRKEINLLEREKEVRNKSEKLDSLIIEQNRKLEKIAGMNQEEAKRQLFQNLEKEVKDEAKKFIKEQIEKAQAEAEREAKKIISTAIERCAAERTLESTICTIALPSEEMKGRLIGREGRNIRTFETHTGVDLVIDDTPGSVFISSLDPIRREIARRSLERLMTDGRIQPTRIEEVVEQTKKELPEVIRTAGEEAALELKVSGLHHELIKLLGQLKFRTSYGQNVLSHSKEVARLASLMAVELGFPEEIAKRAGLLHDIGKAVSQEYEGTHQKIGGELARRYGESEIVVNAIEAHHKDVEPASPIAVLIEAADAISGARPGARRETFEAYVERLEKLESIVTSFDGVDKAYAIQAGREVRVIVEPDKVSDESASELAISIARKIESEMKYPGEIKVTVIRETRAIAHAK
- a CDS encoding TIGR00282 family metallophosphoesterase; the encoded protein is MRVLFVGDIYGKPGRRIASSLIPILREKEGLNFVFANGENAAGGFGLTLPIFRKLERYGIDCITTGNHLWDKKEIISELTVLPNLLRPANYPESVPGRGAQIFNNGIGVINLAGRTFMPQVECPFRTALIEIDKLNTKVILVDFHTESGAEKQALAWWLDGKVSAVIGSHTHVQTADEQILPKGTAYITDAGMTGSFNSVIGVIPDKSIKYFTYGTPQRFDIAQGDEHLNGVLLDIDESSGKALSIKRIKI
- the ftcD gene encoding glutamate formimidoyltransferase, with the translated sequence MPRLVECIPNFSEGRDSAVIDKIVDEITKVPGVKLTDRQMNTDHNRAVITFVGEPESCKRAAFNACKCAMELIDLRKHKGEHPRIGATDVIPFVPISDVSMEECVKLATELAKEIAEKLNIPTYLYEEAATRPERKDLAYIRKGEFEGLMTAIKTDTSRVPDFGPCELHPSAGATVVGAREYLIAYNVNLGTNNIDIAKRIASAIRFKGGGFKYVKALGFDLKERGITQVSMNMTNYKESTLFRAFEFVKREAERYGVTVIGSEIVGVVPMQALVDTADWYLRLENFRPDQILEKKVWAEGAFPHEELIPRRFISELASKSPAPGGGSVAALSGALGTALVCMVCELTIGKEKYKEVEETMKDVLKQANKFKDEFLNLMQEDEDAFNKVIASYKLPKNTEQEKNDRINKIQLALKEATRVPLEVMRLSKTALELAVTCANKGNINSISDAGVAAVELQAAADSALYNVLINLGGIKDEKFNTQVKREVDKMGKEIAKLAAKVKETVQSKL
- a CDS encoding S24 family peptidase, which gives rise to MISKGKRILYIRKRVLGLTQVEFGKLLGVSHDTVSSYEKDIHEPPSDVLIKIAKLGSCSVDWLLTGKEVRPQGESPSDRLKRVENELRELQDFVKREFKLRRKPKEEELVPIDIESMKPGIPVIANIPAGHPIEITHDMVIDWIWVPQDALIKKGKPVFGIKIDGDSMSPKLEPGDYVIVIAQEVAKTHDIVVARLNGESLIKEFIKREDHIILRSSNPKYEPIIVLPSDDFKIIGVIYGIGLRKIRR